The following proteins are co-located in the Gorilla gorilla gorilla isolate KB3781 chromosome 7, NHGRI_mGorGor1-v2.1_pri, whole genome shotgun sequence genome:
- the ANK1 gene encoding ankyrin-1 isoform X18, which yields MWTFITQLLVTLVLLSFFLVSCQNVMHIVRGSLCFVLKHIHHELDKELGESEGLSDDEETISTRVVRRRVFLKGDEFQNIPGEQVTEEQFTDEQGNIVTKKIIRKVVRQIDLSSADAAQEHEEVELRGSGLQPDLIEGRKGAQIVKRASLKRGKQ from the exons ATGTGGACTTTCATCACCCAGCTCTTGGTCACGCTGGTGCTGCTGAGCTTCTTCCTGGTCAGCTGTCAGAACGTGATGCACATTGTCAGGGGGTCCCTGTGCTTTGTGCTAAAGCACATCCACCACGAGCTGGACAAGGAGCTGGGGGAGAGCGAGGGCCTCAGTGACGACGAGGAGACCATCTCCACCAGGGTGGTCCGGCGGCGGGTCTTCCTGAAG GGGGATGAGTTTCAGAATATTCCAGGGGAGCAGGTGACAGAGGAGCAATTCACGGATGAGCAGGGCAACATTGTCACCAAGAAG aTCATTCGCAAGGTGGTTCGACAGATAGACTTGTCCAGCGCCGATGCCGCCCAGGAGCATGAGGAG GTGGAGCTGAGAGGGAGTGGCCTACAGCCGGACCTGATAGAGGGCAGGAAGGGGGCGCAGATAGTGAAGCGGGCCAGCCTGAAAAGGGGGAAACAGTGA
- the ANK1 gene encoding ankyrin-1 isoform X17 — protein MWTFITQLLVTLVLLSFFLVSCQNVMHIVRGSLCFVLKHIHHELDKELGESEGLSDDEETISTRVVRRRVFLKGDEFQNIPGEQVTEEQFTDEQGNIVTKKIIRKVVRQIDLSSADAAQEHEEVTVEGPLEDPSELEVDIDSFMKHSKDHTSTPNP, from the exons ATGTGGACTTTCATCACCCAGCTCTTGGTCACGCTGGTGCTGCTGAGCTTCTTCCTGGTCAGCTGTCAGAACGTGATGCACATTGTCAGGGGGTCCCTGTGCTTTGTGCTAAAGCACATCCACCACGAGCTGGACAAGGAGCTGGGGGAGAGCGAGGGCCTCAGTGACGACGAGGAGACCATCTCCACCAGGGTGGTCCGGCGGCGGGTCTTCCTGAAG GGGGATGAGTTTCAGAATATTCCAGGGGAGCAGGTGACAGAGGAGCAATTCACGGATGAGCAGGGCAACATTGTCACCAAGAAG aTCATTCGCAAGGTGGTTCGACAGATAGACTTGTCCAGCGCCGATGCCGCCCAGGAGCATGAGGAGGTGACTGTCGAGGGGCCCCTGGAGGACCCCAGTGAGCTGGAGGTCGATATTGATTCCTTTATGAAACACTCCAAG GATCACACCTCGACACCCAACCCCTGA
- the NKX6-3 gene encoding homeobox protein Nkx-6.3 isoform X2 produces the protein MQQGQLAPGSRLCSGPWGLPELQPAAPSSSAAQLPWGESWGEEADTPACLSASGVWFQNRRTKWRKKSALEPSSSTPRAPGGAGAGAGGDRAPSENEDDEYNKPLDPDSDDEKIRLLLRKHRAAFSVLSLGAHSV, from the exons ATGCAGCAGGGGCAGCTGGCACCTGGGTCTAGGCTTTGCTCAGGGCCCTGGGGCCTCCCCGAGCTCCAACCCGCTGCGCCCTCCTCATCAGCCGCTCAGCTGCCCTGGGGCGAGAGCTGGGGGGAAGAAGCAGACACTCCTGCATGTCTTTCTGCTTCTGGG GTGTGGTTCCAGAACCGCAGGACCAAGTGGCGGAAGAAGAGCGCCCTGGAGCCCTCGTCCTCCACGCCCCGGGCCCCGGGCGGCGCGGGTGCAGGCGCAGGCGGGGACCGCGCACCCTCGGAGAACGAGGACGACGAGTACAACAAGCCGCTGGACCCCGACTCGGACGACGAGAAGATCCGCCTGCTGCTGCGCAAGCACCGCGCTGCCTTCTCGGTGCTCAGCCTGGGAGCGCACAGCGTCTGA
- the ANK1 gene encoding ankyrin-1 isoform X19 — protein sequence MWTFITQLLVTLVLLSFFLVSCQNVMHIVRGSLCFVLKHIHHELDKELGESEGLSDDEETISTRVVRRRVFLKGDEFQNIPGEQVTEEQFTDEQGNIVTKKIIRKVVRQIDLSSADAAQEHEEDHTSTPNP from the exons ATGTGGACTTTCATCACCCAGCTCTTGGTCACGCTGGTGCTGCTGAGCTTCTTCCTGGTCAGCTGTCAGAACGTGATGCACATTGTCAGGGGGTCCCTGTGCTTTGTGCTAAAGCACATCCACCACGAGCTGGACAAGGAGCTGGGGGAGAGCGAGGGCCTCAGTGACGACGAGGAGACCATCTCCACCAGGGTGGTCCGGCGGCGGGTCTTCCTGAAG GGGGATGAGTTTCAGAATATTCCAGGGGAGCAGGTGACAGAGGAGCAATTCACGGATGAGCAGGGCAACATTGTCACCAAGAAG aTCATTCGCAAGGTGGTTCGACAGATAGACTTGTCCAGCGCCGATGCCGCCCAGGAGCATGAGGAG GATCACACCTCGACACCCAACCCCTGA
- the NKX6-3 gene encoding homeobox protein Nkx-6.3 isoform X1 produces MESNLQGTFLLNNTPLAQFQEMKAPVCQYSVQNSFYKLSTPGLGPQLAAGTPHGITDILSRPVAAPNNSLLSGYPHVAGFGGLSSQGVYYSPQVGNFSKAGNEYPTRTRNCWADTGQDWRGGRQCSNTPDPLSDSIHKKKHTRPTFTGHQIFALEKTFEQTKYLAGPERARLAYSLGMTESQVKVWFQNRRTKWRKKSALEPSSSTPRAPGGAGAGAGGDRAPSENEDDEYNKPLDPDSDDEKIRLLLRKHRAAFSVLSLGAHSV; encoded by the exons ATGGAGTCCAACCTGCAGGGGACGTTCCTGCTGAACAACACGCCGCTGGCTCAGTTTCAGGAGATGAAGGCCCCGGTGTGCCAATACTCTGTGCAGAACTCCTTCTACAAGCTCAGCACCCCAGGGCTGGGCCCCCAGCTGGCCGCCGGAACCCCCCACGGGATCACGGACATCCTGAGCAGGCCCGTGGCTGCGCCGAACAACAGCCTCCTCTCCGGCTACCCCCACGTGGCAGGCTTCGGGGGGCTCAGCTCGCAGGGGGTCTACTACAGCCCCCAGGTAGGGAATTTTTCCAAGGCTGGGAACGAGTACCCGACCCGGACCCGGAACTGCTGGGCGGACACGGGCCAAGACTGGCGAGGCGGGCGGCAGTGCAGCAACA CCCCAGACCCCCTGAGTGACAGCATACACAAGAAGAAGCACACCCGGCCCACCTTCACGGGGCACCAGATCTTTGCCCTGGAGAAAACCTTTGAGCAGACCAAGTACTTGGCTGGCCCCGAGAGGGCGCGGCTGGCATACTCACTGGGCATGACTGAGTCGCAGGTCAAG GTGTGGTTCCAGAACCGCAGGACCAAGTGGCGGAAGAAGAGCGCCCTGGAGCCCTCGTCCTCCACGCCCCGGGCCCCGGGCGGCGCGGGTGCAGGCGCAGGCGGGGACCGCGCACCCTCGGAGAACGAGGACGACGAGTACAACAAGCCGCTGGACCCCGACTCGGACGACGAGAAGATCCGCCTGCTGCTGCGCAAGCACCGCGCTGCCTTCTCGGTGCTCAGCCTGGGAGCGCACAGCGTCTGA